A part of Pararoseomonas sp. SCSIO 73927 genomic DNA contains:
- a CDS encoding aminotransferase class V-fold PLP-dependent enzyme, which yields MAYFTSRTENGRHFLQIPGPSNVPDRVLRALDNPTMDHRGPDFGVLGGRILEKLKPVFGTTQPVIVYPASGTGAWEAALVNTLSPGDTVLMCETGWFAHLWRELAERLGLRPRLLETDWRRAADVPAIEAALRADKAHEIKAVCVVHNETSTGCTSRIDEVRRAMDAAGHPALLLVDTISSLGSVEYRHDEWGVDVTISGSQKGLMLPPGISFNAVSAKALEAAETARLPRAYWDWKPMLASNATGYFPYTPATNMLYALDTALDLLMNEGLANVFARHERHAEATRRAVRAWGLEVQCEDPRHFSPVLTAVRLPEGHSANALRAAILERFDMSLGNGLGRLNDRVFRIGHLGALNDLSLLGTLGGVEMGLRVAGVPHGEGGVKAAMDLLSGNA from the coding sequence ATGGCCTATTTCACGAGCCGGACCGAGAACGGCCGGCACTTCCTTCAGATCCCCGGCCCGAGCAATGTGCCGGACCGCGTGCTGCGGGCGCTCGACAACCCCACCATGGACCATCGCGGCCCGGATTTCGGGGTCCTCGGCGGGCGCATCCTGGAGAAGCTGAAGCCCGTTTTTGGCACGACGCAGCCGGTGATCGTGTACCCGGCCTCCGGCACCGGCGCCTGGGAAGCGGCGCTGGTGAACACCCTCTCCCCCGGCGACACGGTGCTGATGTGCGAGACGGGCTGGTTCGCCCATCTCTGGCGGGAGCTGGCGGAGCGACTGGGCCTGCGCCCCCGGCTGCTGGAGACGGACTGGCGCCGGGCCGCCGACGTGCCGGCGATCGAGGCCGCCCTGCGCGCCGACAAGGCCCACGAGATCAAGGCCGTCTGCGTGGTCCACAACGAGACGAGCACGGGCTGCACCTCCCGCATCGACGAGGTGCGCCGGGCCATGGACGCGGCCGGCCACCCGGCGCTGCTGCTGGTGGACACCATCTCCTCCCTCGGCTCGGTCGAGTACCGGCACGATGAGTGGGGCGTGGATGTCACCATCTCCGGCAGTCAGAAGGGGCTGATGCTGCCCCCCGGCATCTCCTTCAACGCCGTCTCCGCGAAGGCCCTGGAGGCAGCGGAGACGGCCCGGCTTCCGCGCGCCTACTGGGACTGGAAGCCGATGCTGGCCTCCAACGCCACGGGCTACTTCCCCTATACCCCGGCCACCAACATGCTCTACGCGCTGGACACCGCGCTGGACCTGCTGATGAACGAGGGGCTGGCGAACGTCTTCGCCCGGCACGAGCGCCACGCCGAAGCCACCCGCCGCGCCGTGCGGGCCTGGGGGCTGGAGGTCCAGTGCGAGGATCCCCGCCACTTCTCCCCCGTGCTCACCGCCGTGCGCCTGCCGGAAGGGCATTCCGCCAACGCGCTGCGCGCCGCGATCCTGGAGCGCTTCGACATGTCCCTCGGCAACGGGCTGGGGCGGTTGAACGACCGGGTCTTCCGCATCGGCCATCTCGGCGCGCTGAACGACCTGTCCCTCCTCGGCACGCTCGGCGGGGTGGAAATGGGGCTGCGCGTCGCCGGGGTGCCGCACGGGGAGGGCGGGGTGAAGGCGGCCATGGACCTCCTCTCCGGCAACGCCTGA
- a CDS encoding PleD family two-component system response regulator, protein MTARVLVVDDIAANLKLLEARLNAEYYEVSLASSGAEALRLAQSWGPDVILLDVMMPGMDGYEVCRLLKASPATAHIPVVMITALVDQTERVRGLEAGADDFLSKPVDHATLFARLRALLRTKQVLDAFRLRAETARDLGFEPMPDPSRSVAGSRALLATEDDSEAIALSSILAQDGVVVTRAADVNIAWDRLLHEDFDLAVLSLWLDDGEGLRLASRMRAQSSMREVPVLLVADADQRNQVLRGFDLGANDHVLRPVDANELRARARNQIRRKRYQERLRADLQRSLEMAVTDSLTGLRNRRYVVRHLEGLLRAGGATLLLIDVDRFKSVNDTYGHAVGDVVLKEVAERLRLHVRAVDVVARFGGEEFVVAMAPQPAEDASLVAERLRTAVCETPVAAGDRALGVSISIGVAVGIPDCNVDELAAAADVALYRAKANGRNRVEIAEDEDWPRREG, encoded by the coding sequence ATGACCGCGCGCGTCCTCGTCGTTGACGATATCGCGGCCAACCTGAAGCTCCTCGAGGCGCGCCTCAACGCCGAGTACTACGAGGTGTCCCTGGCGAGCTCCGGTGCGGAGGCGCTGCGCCTCGCCCAGTCCTGGGGACCCGACGTCATCCTGCTGGACGTGATGATGCCCGGCATGGACGGCTACGAGGTCTGCCGTCTTCTGAAGGCCTCCCCCGCCACCGCCCATATCCCCGTGGTGATGATTACCGCCCTGGTGGACCAGACGGAGCGGGTGAGGGGGCTGGAGGCCGGGGCGGACGACTTCCTCTCCAAGCCCGTGGACCACGCGACCCTCTTCGCGCGCCTGCGCGCCCTGCTGCGGACGAAGCAGGTGCTGGATGCCTTCCGCCTGCGCGCCGAGACAGCACGGGACCTGGGCTTCGAGCCGATGCCCGACCCGTCGCGCAGCGTCGCTGGCTCCCGCGCCCTGCTCGCGACCGAGGATGATTCCGAGGCCATCGCCCTTTCCTCCATCCTGGCGCAGGACGGGGTGGTGGTGACGCGGGCGGCCGACGTGAACATCGCCTGGGACCGGCTGCTGCACGAGGATTTCGACCTCGCCGTGCTCAGCCTCTGGCTGGATGACGGGGAGGGGCTTCGCCTCGCCTCCCGCATGCGCGCCCAGTCCTCCATGAGGGAGGTGCCCGTGCTGCTGGTGGCGGATGCCGACCAGCGGAACCAGGTGCTGCGCGGCTTCGACCTCGGCGCCAACGACCACGTGCTGCGCCCGGTGGACGCCAACGAGCTGCGCGCCCGCGCCCGCAACCAGATCCGCCGCAAGCGCTACCAGGAGCGGCTGCGCGCCGACCTGCAGCGCAGCCTGGAGATGGCGGTGACGGACAGCCTGACGGGGCTGCGAAACCGCCGCTACGTCGTTCGCCACTTGGAGGGCCTGCTGCGCGCCGGCGGCGCCACCCTGCTGCTGATCGACGTGGATCGCTTCAAGTCCGTGAACGACACCTATGGCCACGCGGTCGGCGACGTGGTGCTGAAGGAGGTCGCGGAGCGCCTCCGCCTGCACGTGCGGGCCGTGGACGTGGTGGCCCGCTTCGGCGGGGAGGAGTTCGTGGTGGCCATGGCGCCCCAGCCCGCCGAGGACGCGAGCCTGGTGGCGGAGCGCCTCCGCACCGCCGTCTGCGAGACCCCCGTGGCGGCCGGCGACCGGGCGCTCGGGGTCAGCATCAGCATCGGCGTCGCCGTCGGCATCCCCGACTGCAATGTGGACGAGCTGGCGGCCGCCGCCGACGTGGCTCTCTACCGCGCCAAGGCGAATGGCCGGAACCGCGTCGAGATCGCCGAGGACGAGGACTGGCCGCGGCGCGAGGGTTGA
- a CDS encoding CHAP domain-containing protein, whose protein sequence is MQARSTAAAMIAVCGMMLAPALSSTAEASAPQRGGAKHASARTAAPQASRAVVARHVRATGAKAASRQGGRSEAPRAYAASGGFISCVPYARMVTGMAVSGNGGTWWNNAAGSYARGQRPEAGSVLVFRSSGGMRSGHVAVVERQVSAREITIHHANWEGPGIRKGTVTRNISVVDVSDANDWTAVRVQVGHDSGSYGRTYPTYGFIFNRPEGAPASRGPIMVRNGQGLQEVAEAPAPSSHLRFINTSVGGLGVEGSR, encoded by the coding sequence ATGCAGGCAAGAAGCACGGCCGCGGCGATGATCGCGGTTTGCGGGATGATGCTCGCCCCGGCGCTGAGCTCCACCGCAGAGGCTTCTGCCCCGCAGCGGGGCGGCGCCAAGCACGCCTCCGCCCGCACCGCCGCGCCCCAAGCGAGCCGCGCCGTGGTGGCCCGCCACGTCCGCGCCACCGGCGCGAAGGCCGCCTCCCGCCAGGGCGGCCGCAGCGAGGCCCCGCGCGCCTACGCCGCTTCCGGCGGCTTCATCTCCTGCGTGCCCTATGCCCGCATGGTCACCGGCATGGCCGTCAGCGGCAATGGCGGCACCTGGTGGAACAACGCCGCCGGCAGCTACGCCCGCGGGCAGCGCCCGGAGGCCGGTTCGGTCCTCGTCTTCCGGTCCTCCGGCGGCATGCGCTCCGGCCACGTCGCGGTGGTGGAGCGGCAGGTGAGCGCGCGCGAGATCACCATCCACCACGCGAACTGGGAGGGGCCCGGCATCCGCAAGGGCACCGTGACCCGCAACATCTCCGTCGTGGACGTCTCCGACGCGAATGACTGGACGGCGGTGCGGGTGCAGGTCGGGCACGACTCCGGCAGCTACGGCCGCACCTATCCGACCTACGGCTTCATCTTCAACCGCCCGGAGGGCGCACCGGCCTCCCGCGGGCCGATCATGGTGCGGAACGGCCAGGGCCTGCAGGAAGTGGCGGAGGCGCCTGCCCCCAGCTCCCATCTGCGCTTCATCAACACCTCGGTCGGCGGGCTCGGGGTCGAAGGCAGCCGCTGA
- a CDS encoding RidA family protein, which translates to MSAIIRKGGNPVLSNTVEYHGFVYVAGVTADDLSQDVSGQTEQILAKIDAALEEHGTDKTRLLQAQVWLKDIRDRDALNKLWVNWLPQGGAPVRACVEANMADPRHLVEIMVTACR; encoded by the coding sequence ATGAGCGCGATCATCCGCAAGGGCGGCAACCCCGTCCTGTCCAACACGGTGGAGTACCACGGCTTCGTCTACGTCGCCGGCGTGACGGCCGACGACCTGTCCCAGGACGTGTCGGGGCAGACTGAGCAGATCCTCGCCAAGATCGACGCCGCGCTGGAGGAGCACGGCACGGACAAGACCCGCCTTCTTCAGGCTCAGGTCTGGCTGAAGGACATTCGCGACCGCGACGCGCTGAACAAGCTTTGGGTGAATTGGCTGCCGCAGGGCGGCGCCCCCGTTCGCGCCTGCGTCGAGGCCAACATGGCGGACCCCCGCCACCTCGTCGAGATCATGGTCACGGCCTGCCGCTGA
- a CDS encoding MFS transporter: protein MPPAPIARLVAGPLGRALASRNARIFFGASLGAWTGLWMHRIGVAWLAWELTRSAAWVGLIAFADLAPAVLVSPVAGALADRVDRVRLTMISQGVIALEALAVAALAATGHISIGLLFALEMVSGTAACFSQPARQTLIPALVRREDLPAAVAANSLLFNVARFVGPGIAGFVIAAWGVAPAIFCNFLGHGFATISMPWLRVDAEQRRGHPATSSLVAETLEGFRYAARHPGLGPIVAFSALSSVLLRGVQEILPPYVERLFGRGAESLAMLTASFAVGALVAGLTVASRGRLAGTTRIAVLAILAQAVATGLFVATGWFPFALLCGAAIGASASAHGISVQVLAQTAASPSMRGRVMSLWALISRACPALGALALGTAGEAFGLRLPTFAAVLLALAVFAWGLSRMRRMSAALERPEGGPGAKS, encoded by the coding sequence TTGCCCCCCGCCCCGATCGCCCGCCTCGTCGCCGGCCCGCTGGGGCGGGCGCTCGCCAGCCGCAACGCGCGGATCTTCTTCGGGGCGAGCCTCGGGGCCTGGACCGGGCTTTGGATGCACCGGATCGGCGTGGCCTGGCTGGCCTGGGAACTCACCCGCAGCGCCGCCTGGGTCGGGCTGATCGCCTTCGCGGACCTCGCCCCGGCCGTGCTCGTCAGCCCCGTCGCAGGGGCGCTCGCGGACCGGGTGGACCGGGTCCGCCTGACCATGATCTCCCAGGGGGTGATCGCGCTGGAGGCGCTGGCCGTCGCCGCCCTCGCGGCCACCGGCCACATCTCCATCGGCCTGCTCTTCGCGCTGGAGATGGTGAGCGGCACCGCGGCCTGCTTCTCCCAGCCCGCCCGCCAGACTCTCATCCCCGCGCTGGTGCGGCGGGAAGACCTGCCGGCGGCGGTGGCCGCGAACAGCCTTCTCTTCAACGTGGCCCGCTTCGTCGGGCCGGGGATCGCGGGCTTCGTCATCGCGGCCTGGGGCGTGGCCCCGGCGATCTTCTGCAATTTCCTCGGGCACGGCTTCGCCACCATCTCAATGCCCTGGCTGCGGGTGGACGCGGAGCAGCGGCGCGGGCACCCGGCCACGAGTTCCTTGGTTGCCGAGACGCTGGAAGGGTTCCGCTACGCGGCGCGGCACCCCGGCCTCGGGCCGATCGTCGCCTTCTCCGCCCTCTCCTCCGTCCTGCTGCGGGGCGTGCAGGAGATCCTGCCGCCCTACGTGGAGCGGCTCTTCGGGCGGGGTGCCGAATCGCTGGCGATGCTCACCGCTTCCTTCGCGGTCGGCGCGCTCGTGGCGGGGCTCACCGTCGCCTCGCGCGGGCGCCTGGCCGGCACCACGCGGATCGCGGTGCTCGCCATCCTGGCGCAGGCGGTCGCAACCGGGCTCTTCGTCGCGACGGGGTGGTTCCCCTTCGCCCTTCTCTGCGGGGCGGCGATCGGCGCCAGCGCCTCGGCCCATGGGATCTCCGTGCAGGTCCTGGCGCAGACGGCCGCCTCCCCCTCGATGCGGGGGCGGGTCATGTCGCTCTGGGCCCTGATCTCCCGCGCCTGCCCGGCGCTCGGCGCGCTCGCTCTCGGCACCGCCGGGGAGGCCTTCGGACTGCGGCTGCCCACCTTCGCCGCCGTCCTGCTCGCGCTCGCGGTGTTCGCCTGGGGGCTGTCGCGGATGCGGCGCATGTCCGCCGCCCTGGAAAGGCCGGAGGGAGGGCCAGGGGCGAAGAGTTGA
- a CDS encoding molybdopterin-binding/glycosyltransferase family 2 protein, giving the protein MIFGPTPLDEARGAVLAHTLRLPGRVLKKGTVLEAEALKALRDAGHAEVVAARLESGDVPEDEAADRMAGAMLRPLIARTRAATGRVNLTAETAGLLRVDAALVDRLNALDESLTLATLPDFTVVQPKDMLATVKVIPFAVPGDALHVAEAMLRGGAALSVHPFRPLKVGLVSSELPGMKEAVLENGIEATRTRIEALAGTLLPPERCAHETGSIAEALARLRKAGAEMLLVLGASAVVDRRDVAPAAILRAGGTIEHFGMPVDPGNLLCLGRIGEVPAMVLPGCARSPKVNGFDWVLERLFAGVPVAPKSLMKMGVGGLLKEIETRPLPRGDAPRGEPAKAPRRPRRVAALVLAAGRSRRMAPLNKLMVADREGRPMVARVVENALASRARPVLVVTGHEHERVEEALAGRPVLISHAESYAEGISASLKAGIAALPPEVEGVLVLLGDMPLVSPAVLDRLLAAFDPEEGRAIVQPTFRGKQGNPVLWAREFFPEILGISGDVGARHLTGRHADRLVNVEVSDDGVLRDFDTADTLKGL; this is encoded by the coding sequence ATGATCTTTGGCCCCACCCCGCTGGACGAGGCGCGCGGCGCCGTCCTCGCCCACACCCTGCGCCTTCCCGGCCGTGTCCTGAAGAAGGGCACGGTGCTGGAGGCGGAGGCCCTGAAGGCGCTGCGCGACGCCGGCCACGCGGAGGTTGTGGCCGCGCGGCTGGAGTCCGGCGACGTGCCGGAGGACGAGGCGGCGGACCGCATGGCCGGCGCCATGCTGCGTCCCCTCATCGCCCGCACCCGCGCCGCCACCGGCCGCGTGAACCTGACGGCCGAGACCGCCGGCCTGCTGCGGGTGGACGCGGCGCTGGTGGACCGGCTGAACGCGCTGGACGAGAGCCTCACCCTCGCCACCCTGCCCGACTTCACCGTGGTGCAGCCCAAGGACATGCTGGCGACGGTGAAGGTGATCCCCTTCGCCGTGCCGGGCGACGCGCTGCACGTGGCGGAGGCCATGCTGCGCGGCGGCGCCGCCCTCTCCGTTCACCCCTTCCGCCCGCTGAAGGTCGGCCTTGTCAGCAGCGAGCTGCCGGGGATGAAGGAGGCGGTGCTCGAGAACGGTATCGAGGCCACCCGCACCCGGATCGAGGCCCTGGCCGGCACGCTGCTGCCGCCGGAGCGCTGCGCGCACGAGACGGGCTCCATCGCCGAGGCCCTGGCCCGGCTGCGGAAGGCCGGGGCGGAGATGCTGCTGGTGCTGGGCGCCTCCGCCGTGGTGGACCGGCGGGATGTGGCTCCGGCCGCGATCCTGCGCGCGGGCGGCACGATCGAGCATTTCGGGATGCCGGTGGACCCCGGGAACCTCCTCTGCCTCGGGCGGATCGGGGAGGTGCCGGCGATGGTGCTGCCGGGCTGCGCGCGCAGCCCGAAGGTGAACGGCTTCGACTGGGTGCTGGAGCGCCTCTTCGCGGGCGTCCCGGTCGCTCCGAAGTCTCTCATGAAAATGGGGGTAGGCGGGCTGCTGAAGGAGATCGAGACGCGCCCCCTGCCCCGCGGCGACGCCCCGCGCGGGGAGCCCGCGAAGGCGCCGCGCCGCCCGCGGCGAGTCGCTGCCCTGGTGCTGGCCGCCGGGCGGTCCCGCCGGATGGCGCCGCTGAACAAGCTCATGGTGGCGGACCGGGAAGGCCGGCCGATGGTGGCGAGGGTGGTGGAGAACGCGCTGGCCAGCAGGGCCCGCCCCGTCCTCGTCGTCACCGGGCACGAGCACGAGCGGGTGGAGGAGGCGCTCGCCGGCCGCCCCGTGCTGATCTCCCACGCCGAGAGTTACGCGGAGGGCATCTCCGCCTCCCTCAAGGCCGGGATCGCCGCCCTGCCGCCCGAGGTGGAGGGGGTGCTGGTGCTGCTGGGGGACATGCCCCTCGTCTCGCCGGCCGTGCTGGACCGGCTTCTCGCCGCCTTCGACCCGGAGGAGGGCCGCGCCATCGTCCAGCCGACCTTCCGGGGCAAGCAGGGCAACCCCGTGCTCTGGGCGCGGGAGTTCTTTCCGGAAATCCTCGGCATCAGCGGGGATGTCGGCGCCCGGCACCTGACGGGACGGCACGCCGACCGCCTCGTCAACGTGGAGGTGTCCGATGACGGCGTGCTGCGGGACTTCGACACGGCGGACACGCTGAAGGGGCTCTGA
- a CDS encoding XdhC family protein, which yields MTPATLDALQAARAARRPVALLTRMPDGAQHLHPDEALPPALAEAASAALRDDRAGPVTVGEETWFIQPQTPPPRMIVVGAVHVAQALVPMAAAAGFAVIIVDPRRAFATEERFAQGAELVTEWPDEALEALRPDSRTAIVTLTHDPKLDDPALDVALRSEAFYIGALGSRRTHAKRVARLEEAGHGAKAIGRIHAPVGLDIGAVTAPEIALSIVAQVVAARRGKLSVRLPG from the coding sequence GTGACCCCCGCCACCCTCGATGCCCTGCAGGCGGCGCGCGCCGCCCGGCGCCCTGTGGCCCTGCTGACGCGGATGCCGGACGGTGCGCAGCACCTGCACCCGGACGAGGCACTGCCCCCTGCCCTGGCCGAGGCGGCATCGGCCGCTCTCCGCGACGACAGGGCCGGGCCGGTGACGGTCGGGGAGGAGACCTGGTTCATCCAGCCCCAGACCCCGCCGCCGCGGATGATCGTCGTCGGCGCGGTGCACGTGGCCCAGGCGCTGGTGCCCATGGCGGCGGCTGCCGGCTTTGCCGTGATCATCGTCGATCCGCGCCGCGCCTTCGCGACGGAGGAGCGCTTCGCGCAGGGCGCGGAGCTGGTGACGGAGTGGCCGGACGAGGCGCTGGAGGCGCTGCGGCCGGACAGCCGGACGGCGATCGTCACCCTGACCCACGATCCCAAGCTGGACGACCCGGCCCTCGACGTGGCGCTGAGGTCGGAGGCCTTCTACATCGGCGCCCTCGGCAGCCGCCGCACCCACGCCAAGCGGGTGGCCCGGCTTGAGGAAGCGGGGCACGGGGCGAAGGCCATCGGCCGCATCCACGCGCCGGTCGGGCTGGACATCGGCGCCGTGACGGCGCCGGAGATTGCCCTCTCCATTGTCGCGCAGGTCGTCGCCGCCCGGCGCGGCAAGCTCTCGGTCAGGCTGCCCGGATGA
- a CDS encoding XdhC family protein: MSGTEDILETARAWRAEGESVALATVVETWGSSPRPAGSRLAVTGSGRLAGSVSGGCIEGAVAEVAQGVMKSGTPQLLDFGITDERAWEVGLACGGKLKVFVEPLA; encoded by the coding sequence ATGAGCGGTACCGAGGACATCCTGGAGACCGCCCGCGCTTGGCGCGCGGAGGGGGAGAGCGTGGCCCTGGCCACGGTGGTGGAGACCTGGGGCTCCTCCCCCCGGCCCGCCGGATCTCGGCTGGCGGTGACGGGAAGCGGGCGGCTGGCGGGCTCCGTCTCCGGCGGCTGCATCGAGGGCGCGGTGGCCGAGGTGGCGCAGGGGGTCATGAAGTCCGGCACGCCGCAGCTGCTGGATTTCGGCATCACGGACGAGCGCGCCTGGGAAGTCGGCCTGGCCTGCGGCGGCAAGCTGAAGGTCTTCGTGGAACCCCTGGCGTGA
- a CDS encoding VWA domain-containing protein produces the protein MLRRAGLPVGPAETLTAAEALSHVPLSDRAAFRAALRATMVHRRDGFEVFDAAFDLFWRNPDTPVRPPGPDDEAPEALPAAARRAAEAMPGAGPPARAGEADRREDAALTVSEREQLNRLDFEAMSAEELAEAKREIRRLVLPLAERPTRRFRPDPSGPRADLRGTIRASMRLGGEVVRIERRRRITRPPPLVLLCDVSGSMARYAQILLHFMHAVENDRARVHSFVFGTRLTNVTRALRHRDPEVAFQAVSHILPDWSGGTRIGEALDRFNRLWGRRVLGQGAVVLLITDGLDRGGAEGLPEAAERLRHSCRRLIWLNPLLRYAGFQPRAAGIRALLPHVDEHRQVHNLNSLRALVATLSGAGSSDTGRSDRRPR, from the coding sequence GTGCTGCGCCGGGCCGGGCTGCCCGTCGGGCCGGCGGAAACCCTCACCGCCGCCGAAGCCCTTTCCCACGTCCCGCTCTCCGACCGCGCCGCCTTCCGCGCGGCCCTACGCGCGACCATGGTCCACCGCCGCGACGGCTTCGAGGTGTTCGACGCGGCCTTCGACCTCTTCTGGCGCAACCCCGACACTCCGGTCCGCCCGCCCGGCCCAGATGACGAAGCGCCGGAGGCCCTGCCGGCCGCCGCCCGCCGCGCCGCCGAGGCCATGCCCGGCGCTGGCCCGCCCGCCCGGGCCGGAGAGGCGGACCGACGAGAGGACGCCGCCCTCACCGTCTCTGAGAGGGAACAGCTGAACCGCCTTGATTTCGAAGCAATGTCAGCCGAAGAGCTGGCCGAGGCGAAGCGGGAAATCCGCCGCTTGGTCCTGCCACTGGCCGAGCGCCCGACCCGCCGCTTCCGCCCCGATCCGAGCGGTCCCCGCGCCGACCTGCGCGGCACCATCCGCGCCTCCATGCGCCTGGGCGGCGAGGTGGTGCGGATCGAGCGGCGCCGCCGCATTACCCGCCCGCCACCGCTTGTTCTCCTTTGCGACGTCTCGGGAAGCATGGCCCGCTACGCGCAGATCCTGCTGCATTTCATGCACGCCGTGGAGAATGACCGGGCCCGCGTCCACAGCTTCGTCTTCGGCACGCGCCTGACGAATGTCACCCGGGCGCTCCGGCACCGCGATCCGGAGGTGGCCTTCCAGGCCGTGTCCCACATCCTGCCGGACTGGTCGGGTGGCACCCGGATCGGGGAGGCGCTGGACCGCTTTAACCGCCTCTGGGGCCGGCGCGTGCTCGGGCAGGGCGCGGTGGTGCTGCTGATCACGGACGGGCTGGACCGGGGCGGGGCCGAGGGGCTTCCCGAGGCGGCGGAACGGCTGCGCCATTCCTGCCGGCGGCTGATCTGGCTGAACCCTCTTCTCCGCTACGCCGGGTTCCAGCCCCGCGCGGCGGGCATACGTGCCCTCCTCCCCCATGTGGACGAGCATCGCCAGGTGCATAACCTGAACAGCCTGCGGGCCCTGGTCGCCACCCTCTCCGGTGCCGGGTCCAGCGACACGGGGCGCAGCGACAGGAGGCCACGATGA
- a CDS encoding MoxR family ATPase, with protein MADFPPRDVEATQALLESGGYVADRALATTVHLALAMGRPLLLEGEPGTGKTEIAKVLAAQLPRRLVRLQCHDGMDLASAAYEWNHARQLMAIRLSEAGGEADRAALENGLYDRRFLEPRPLLQALEGSPALLLIDELDRADEPFEAFLLEVLADFQITVPELGTIRAETPPVVVITSNRTREVHDAIRRRCLYHWVDYPDAARERAILARRAPEVPAALSAQVVAFAQALRDGDAFFKPPGVAETVDWARALTALDRRDLEPAAAEATLGVLLKYQDDIARLRGAELARRVEEAREAAP; from the coding sequence TTGGCTGACTTCCCGCCGAGGGACGTCGAGGCGACCCAGGCGCTGCTGGAATCGGGCGGCTACGTCGCCGACCGCGCCCTCGCCACCACCGTCCACCTGGCGCTGGCCATGGGCCGGCCCCTGCTGCTGGAGGGCGAGCCCGGGACGGGCAAGACGGAGATCGCGAAGGTCCTGGCGGCGCAGCTTCCGCGCCGGCTGGTGCGGCTGCAGTGCCACGACGGCATGGACCTCGCCTCCGCCGCCTATGAGTGGAACCACGCCCGCCAGCTCATGGCCATCCGCCTCTCCGAGGCCGGGGGCGAGGCCGACCGGGCGGCGCTGGAGAACGGCCTCTACGACCGGCGCTTCCTGGAGCCGCGCCCGCTCCTTCAGGCCCTCGAGGGCAGCCCCGCTCTGCTGCTGATCGACGAGCTGGACCGCGCGGACGAGCCTTTTGAGGCCTTCCTGCTGGAGGTGCTGGCGGATTTCCAGATCACGGTGCCGGAACTCGGCACCATCCGGGCGGAGACCCCGCCCGTGGTCGTCATCACCTCCAACCGCACGCGGGAGGTGCACGACGCCATCCGCCGCCGCTGCCTCTACCACTGGGTGGACTACCCGGACGCGGCGCGGGAGCGGGCCATCCTCGCCCGCCGCGCGCCGGAGGTCCCGGCCGCGCTCTCCGCCCAGGTGGTTGCCTTCGCGCAGGCGCTGCGCGACGGCGACGCCTTCTTCAAGCCGCCCGGCGTGGCGGAGACGGTGGACTGGGCCCGTGCCCTGACCGCACTGGACCGGCGGGATCTGGAACCGGCGGCGGCGGAGGCCACCCTCGGCGTGCTGTTGAAGTACCAGGACGACATCGCGCGCCTGCGCGGGGCCGAGCTCGCCCGCCGCGTGGAGGAGGCGCGGGAGGCGGCGCCCTGA
- a CDS encoding carbon monoxide dehydrogenase subunit G: protein MDMTGSRRIEAPRERVWEALNDPAVLQASIPGCESVERTGPDSFAAKVAVRIGPMSAKFAGKVTLTNVNPPEGYTITGEGQGGAMGFARGGADVALVAEGPTTTTLNYNVKAQVGGKMAQLGARLVDSTARQMADQFFDRFAAQVGAAETAQASAAGPATAAHAAPDMVPTTGPSVASTGQPIEPRQTAVAALRPAAATGNLAAMLAAIPREPFGLPINLWLGGAVFVVVLGLLFVIG, encoded by the coding sequence ATGGACATGACGGGGAGCCGCCGCATCGAGGCGCCGCGCGAGCGCGTCTGGGAGGCGTTGAACGACCCCGCCGTGCTCCAGGCCAGCATCCCCGGCTGCGAGTCGGTGGAGCGGACGGGGCCGGACAGCTTCGCGGCCAAGGTGGCGGTGCGGATCGGCCCCATGTCCGCGAAGTTCGCCGGCAAGGTCACGCTAACCAACGTCAATCCGCCGGAGGGCTACACCATCACCGGCGAGGGCCAGGGCGGCGCCATGGGCTTCGCGCGCGGCGGCGCGGACGTGGCGCTGGTGGCCGAGGGGCCGACGACCACCACCCTCAACTACAACGTGAAGGCCCAGGTCGGCGGCAAGATGGCCCAGCTCGGCGCCCGGCTGGTGGACAGCACCGCCCGGCAGATGGCGGACCAGTTCTTCGACCGCTTCGCCGCCCAGGTCGGCGCCGCTGAGACGGCCCAGGCCTCCGCGGCCGGACCCGCCACCGCCGCGCACGCCGCGCCGGACATGGTGCCGACCACCGGGCCGTCCGTGGCCAGCACGGGGCAGCCGATCGAGCCGCGTCAGACCGCCGTGGCCGCTCTGCGCCCCGCTGCCGCGACCGGAAACCTTGCCGCCATGCTGGCCGCCATCCCGCGCGAGCCCTTCGGCCTGCCGATCAACCTCTGGCTCGGCGGCGCGGTGTTCGTCGTCGTGCTCGGGCTGCTCTTCGTCATTGGCTGA